The following proteins are co-located in the Lagenorhynchus albirostris chromosome 2, mLagAlb1.1, whole genome shotgun sequence genome:
- the TSPAN1 gene encoding tetraspanin-1, translating into MQCFNFIKTMMILFNMLIFLCGVALLAVGIWVSVDGTSFMKIFGPLSSSAMQFVNVGYFLIAAGAVLLTLGFLGCYGAQTENKCALMMFFFILLVIFIAEVAAAVVALVYTTMAENFLTLMVVPTIKKQYGSQKDFTQVWNSTMEGLKCCGFTNYTDFEDSPYVKENNVFPPYCCFDRDNGTFVEPCTSVEAQNQKVEGCFNQLLYDIRTNAVTVGGVAAGIGGLELAAMIVSMYLYCNLK; encoded by the exons ATGCAGTGCTTCAACTTCATTAAGACCATGATGATCCTCTTCAATATGCTCATCTTT ctgtgtggtgtggccctGTTGGCAGTGGGCATCTGGGTGTCAGTCGACGGAACATCCTTCATGAAGATCTTCGGGCCACTATCATCCAGTGCCATGCAGTTTGTCAACGTGGGCTACTTCCTCATCGCAGCTGGCGCTGTGCTCCTCACTCTTGGTTTCCTGGGCTGCTATGGTGCTCAGACTGAGAACAAGTGTGCCCTCATGATG TTCTTCTTCATCCTCCTCGTCATCTTCATTGCTGAGGTTGCAGCTGCCGTGGTTGCCTTGGTGTACACCACAATG GCTGAGAACTTCCTGACGTTGATGGTAGTGCCCACCATCAAGAAACAGTACGGTTCCCAAAAAGACTTCACCCAAGTGTGGAACTCCACCATGGAAGGG CTCAAGTGCTGTGGCTTCACCAACTACACAGATTTTGAGGACTCTCCCTATGTAAAAGAGAACAACGTCTTTCCCCCATACTGTTGCTTTGACCGTGACAATGGCACATTTGTGGAACCCTGCACTAGTGTCGAGGCCCAGAACCAGAAAGTAGAG GGTTGCTTCAATCAGCTTCTGTATGACATCAGAACCAATGCAGTTACCGTGGGTGGTGTGGCAGCTGGAATTGGGGGCTTAGAG CTGGCTGCCATGATTGTGTCCATGTATCTGTACTGCAATCTGAAATAA
- the P3R3URF gene encoding LOW QUALITY PROTEIN: PIK3R3 upstream open reading frame protein (The sequence of the model RefSeq protein was modified relative to this genomic sequence to represent the inferred CDS: substituted 1 base at 1 genomic stop codon) translates to MVPQKHCPHSSPDPSPPSSTAREARPRGVISPYQRPGMGXPRLRFPRMFKCSRRRYRQKSQGPAATTAATNLATMATDINNTHTATTRVWILPLQVLRHLCQRGSFLIL, encoded by the exons ATGGTCCCACAAAAGCACTGCCCCCATTCCTCCCCCGACCCCTCCCCACCAAGTTCTACAGCTCG ggaagcccggccccGGGGCGTAATTTCCCCCTACCAGAGGCCAGGTATGGGCTGACCTCGGCTCCGGTTTCCCAGGATGTTTAAGTGTAGCCGCAGAAGGTACCGGCAGAAATCCCAAGGCCCAGCTGCCACCACTGCAGCCACCAATCTTGCCACCATGGCCACGGATATCAACAACACCCACACTGCCACCACCAGGGTGTGGATCCTTCCACTGCAAG tACTCAGACACCTTTGTCAACGTGGCAGCTTTCTGATCCTCTAG